AAGTGGATGGACGGAGAAGACCAGATTAAAGATGCTTGAAAAACGGAACAGAAGAGCTGACAGAAACTCTCAGGTTATCTTGGGAATCACCTTCTTTTGCTTTAAATTGCCAAAATGATATTGCCTTGtatgttaaaaaacaaacaaacaaacaaaagagcagaagacCTCCCTGTAACCAAGATCATTCACATCCTCGAGCACATGGTCTGTTCGTCCGTCACTGTTCTGTCCGTCTTTACATCACCAGCTTGCCAATGATGACTCCGATGACAAAGAAGAGCACACACAGCGCCAGGACGCGGGTGCATAGGCCTTCCTCCGTCATGGAAGCGCTCGCCATAGATGAGGagtgagcagcagcacctgaggtcatcttcctcttcctcagtccaTCATCCTCCTGCGATGGAAGCAGCGATCAGACAAACAGTGCAAACAGAACCGGAGGAGTCATCTTAAAGCACAATGTTGTTTCTCAGCATCATTTCCAATAACGTGTTCAAAGCTGAACAAAACCTGGAGGGGGGACTAATGCCGATATAAAAACCCTGTTGTTTCGGAACATCTCACCctgatctgtttgttttcttcccgTAGCCTCTGCAcctccatctgcagctgctTGCACTCCTCCATGATCTTCTTCACCTCAGCGTCGTCCAGCGAGGAGCTGGTGGACTTGGGCAGTGCGGTGTGCTCGGTCTTAACAGAGGGGGCAGAGGAAGACACAATTTTGGTGCTTTCGCTCTCATGCTGTGGAgagacggtggggggggggggtggaaggtgTGGGGAGACATACAGAGACAAGATGGGAAATGAGGTGAAAAGAATCCATGAAGAAATAACATCACACAAGATACAGTGATGGCGACTGAGACTGAGAAAATGGACACAAACCAAGAACACCTGAACATTTGACTGTGAAGTTCTTTTGAAGAAACAGACGACACAAAACGATGCCAAAACATCTACACCAGAGGGTGTTAAAAGCACTAAAGTCTGGAAGGGGTTGCAGTTTATCTGTATTGATTTTTGACTCATTATTTGAAATATATATacgtaaaaaaaattaattggATAATTGTGGGGTAATTTATCATATTAATGTGATGATGCAGCAAATCTTTTATTAGATACACAAATTATTTGAGTTTTAAAGTGTATGTTCTGACTGTGGCCAGAAGTTGCTATAAATTCTCACTCCCCCAGGATAATTGTATCATTAACAAACAGTAGGAATGTCTCAGATATCAGTGATGTATAAGATGAATAGTTCTGGACCAAACGCTGACCCAAGGGGAATACCTCGCACAATGTCCTCGTGTGCCGACTCACaaactgttttgtgttttttagatAAATTCTGACCCGCTCAGATGCCGTTTCCCTGATTCCATAGCGTTCCGGCTTATTGATTAAGATCTCATGGCATTCGAGATTCCCTCACTGAGCTCTGTTACAGGCTGGCTAGACCTGAATCCATACTGGCTGCAGGATACAGTGCAATTTAAGGATACTACAGGGGAAACGCTGCACACTGAATTCATCCTTATTTGGCTTCGATTGCATCGATGGTGGCTGTTAAAAGCACCATGTGCGAAGAACGAGTACTTacagttttgtcattttctaGAGGCATCTCAAAAGCACATCTCAGTTTAGAATCCATCAGGTCGTCAGGCTTTGCTTCCTTCCACTAAAGAAACAGGAGACACACATAAGTCAGCCTTCATATAATGACGGGGCTACGCGAGTGTGTTAACATCACCCTGGGGCTAAAAGCGAGCACACTGGACCGTACCAAatacaaagggaaaaaaagggaaagtcTTGCAGTGACCAATAATATGGAAATCAGTTTGAGATGCATTTCCCAGACAGACAAATCATGTGCAAATGCAATAAAATTAAAAGCTTTATTCCAAACAATGGCTGTGCAATAGTCCAAGTGGTCACATATAACTAACATATAATTAAATTGTCAAGAGTTAAAATGATCTGTGGAATCCCTAATATTTTAATGTGTCCACCATGTGGAGATtatccagcatttgttactctGACTACAGGGAGGAAATTACTAGACTACACAAAAGAAAATTGCTGCCTGTCAGCAAAGATCACATGCACAAGGAAGGCGTAGCTTTGTGAAAAGATGAGACCAAAATAGaacttttgttgtgttttcttcggAGAAATAGAAAATTGGAGCTTTTCAACCAAATCCCAAAGCTTATTTTGCTGCATCTTAGTTACGATGGTTTACCGTTGCACTCTTGCACTTTCAGGACTTGTAGAATAGTTTTATTGTGAAGCAAATCACACAATCAGCACCGAAAATATTCACAGATTTTAGTTGCAAAAAGTGACAATTAAATACTAACAGCATGTTTCAGCACCTGAAGTCATCCACAGTGGAATATCACCACCAAAGCATATTATACGTAATGGGCGGTACTTACAACTCCTTCAATGTCAGTCATGTCGTAGGGAGCCAGCAATGACTGTACCATGAATTTATGTTTGCTCTTTTCATTGGGGTCATAGTCAAAAGGCTGCAGCATAactaaaaaaaccaacaaaaaaaaaacagtagaaCAGACATTAGGAAAACATCCACACTGCTCCATAATAATCAACATAGATAATTCATTCATGACTTATTTTGTGAGAGGATTTAAAGATTTTTTACAAACCAGAGACGTTGATGGAGGAACCAGCATCAATAATGCCGCTATTTGGGCGTACACAGTATCTGCGTGGTGCCGTGGTCTTGactttaaaacagatttttctttctgtgggGTTGGTGAGCTTCAGATAAGCAGTGACGACATCTGTAAAGGGCCCTGGGAATCACATAGGGAAATGGTATGGTGGCTTAGGGTGAATCTGGATTGGAATATTCCTCCATACATTCATATTTCCTCTGCAGGGATTCTGAGCAGACACAATGCTGTTACAATGTTGACAAAACAGTATTCATTTCAATTATCCCCAACAATGGTGCGTTGGGAAAATATTCGCATCAAATGGGGCATGTCGATATTTTTCTGTGTCTGAGATCTTTGCATTTAGAAGTTGATGGCAGCCCAGCACAGATTGATCTACAGCAATATCACGCCCAAAGCCAATTATGCCAGAATCCTGATCCCCGTCACACCAGACCCCACTTTCACAATCTCCCTGGCTATAGAAAAGCTGGGAAGGAATTCAGGTTGCACAGTGTGAGTAAAGCTAGAAAATCCCGATGTTATGTGTCATGAAGTATGTTAACGTTAAGCAGTGACAACCTGGCCATGGAACGTACCAGAACCGCCGCTTAATAGCAGCAGCCAGTTCTCGGTCAGGGCGCGGAGCGGGTGACGTTATGACAGTTCGTGCTAATTTCAGTGAAAAGCGTCGTGACGACGTATGAATAATAACCATCGCAGAAATCGGCGAAGTGCTGTTTCAGAAATGGGATGACGGGCCTGGCCCTGACAGCTACCCAGGTTAGCCGAATGCTACCTAGGTTAGCCGAATGCTACCTAGCCTGCTAGGTAGCGTCGACGCACACAACGTTCAAATGTCACTGCTGCGTAGACCAGGGCTCGCTAATCAAGACACATTTGACGTGCGATGACAATTAAGATTACTGAAGACTAAAAGACCAATGAAGACTTTAACACGGTGTTAATAATGAATGAGTTACAAGTCAGCGCTATAGACAGCGACCCAGCCCTCTTCACCAGCGTTACCTCTAAATTTCAGTTCATGTTGTGGTTCTAGCACCAGGACTTGTTCTGGTCTGGCCATGTCCCAGCGTTTCTTCCTGTCGTGACGGTGCGGACAAGAACTATCGACTGCAACTACAGCTAGTCCGAGGAGGGGAAGCCCAACGGTAAAACCCGGCAGCACACACAATTCCTGGAAAGGAGGATGGCTGTCAATGAATCCCTGCTCGACCTGCCTGACTGCCCTGCTGGCTGAATGACTGCCACCAACAGCCGCTGTGGGCTAACTGCTAATGCTACCACTGCTAACAGGAAGTAGTGTCACGGACTCCTCAATAAGGAAAGCCGCTATTGGCTGTTCAAAAACTAGCCACAAGTCGCTAAATGACGTCATCCTTCAACTTGTACTGCGAGTGGAATAATGTcgtttgaggggaaaaaaccgTTTTGGActgtaaataaacacaacactctggttttaaatgtttatttttccattgaACTATGAAAACTTTCCGAAATAGATGCTTTATAAATGGAACATGATAAACGACTGCAATGTGGGGTTGAAATGCTGGCACTACATCCAAAATCCTCCTTTATCTGGGCTAGAGACCAGCATACTTATCAAAAAGATACTCCGGAAGTGTGACTGGTTTTGCTTACGTCGTTTATTTCGGATTTCTTTCTATCGTGGATGACTGTAGCTAAAGTTAATTGATACCACGTAGAACGCAGCTGCGATACAGAGTAAGAATTGTAATATGTTGCTTTGAGTCAAAGCTTGGGAATCAAAAGCTCCCTGGCATGCACGTAGCCTTAGCAACTATGAATTCGACACCTCTATAACCTTCCTATCAAATCTCAATTTGGGAACAAAGCATAAAATCCAGGCAGAATCATCGAAACTTTCTCCAGAAGCAACTTCATTCTCCAACCGGAATCGTAGTCCCTAATCTAGAACCTAAGCCTTTGATGTAAAGCAATGCGAACAGCATTTCTTCGATGACGGGTGCTGTACAAATCAAGTTAAAACATTATTACCAATGATGAATCCTTATTCATTAACTGTCACATTGCAGGTGTCATAACCCCGACGTCAATTCAATCATTTCATAGTTTACGTATCGAAAACGGATTATCGAAACGCGATTAATTTCAACGACAAAGGCTAACGGGTCCCCAATAAATGTGACAGAAACCCACAAAATCATCCTATGTTGAAGTGTATAAaagaacatttgtttttgtgttgcgTATTGTGAGGTCACTCTGGCTGCGCGCATGCGCAGAACCGCCATAGCCTGGGAGTGGACTCAGTGGAGTTCTGCGCATGTGCGGTACGGAGTGCGTCTGTTCTGACTACATCGATGGCCTTTTCGTAATTGAGAAAATTATGACCccgcccccaacacacacacacacacacacacacacacacacagtttctctAAACAACCTCTGATGAATGCTGTCCTAATTCATTATCATACAatgcatattttaaaaatgtcatcAAAATATTTCGAGGCAGGGAATTCACTAATTGTGTAGTCCTTAAGAGGTTGTCAATTAACTATTCCAGGTCTTCAGTTTATTCTGGTCTACGTAATGCTTAGTCCCTGTATGATTCACTTATAATTATCACATTTCCTGGAAGCGcctataaaataaataaaaacaggctcC
This genomic window from Takifugu rubripes chromosome 3, fTakRub1.2, whole genome shotgun sequence contains:
- the LOC101062942 gene encoding vesicle-associated membrane protein-associated protein B isoform X2, producing MARPEQVLVLEPQHELKFRGPFTDVVTAYLKLTNPTERKICFKVKTTAPRRYCVRPNSGIIDAGSSINVSVMLQPFDYDPNEKSKHKFMVQSLLAPYDMTDIEGVWKEAKPDDLMDSKLRCAFEMPLENDKTTEHTALPKSTSSSLDDAEVKKIMEECKQLQMEVQRLREENKQIREDDGLRKRKMTSGAAAHSSSMASASMTEEGLCTRVLALCVLFFVIGVIIGKLVM
- the LOC101062942 gene encoding vesicle-associated membrane protein-associated protein B isoform X1, encoding MARPEQVLVLEPQHELKFRGPFTDVVTAYLKLTNPTERKICFKVKTTAPRRYCVRPNSGIIDAGSSINVSVMLQPFDYDPNEKSKHKFMVQSLLAPYDMTDIEGVWKEAKPDDLMDSKLRCAFEMPLENDKTHESESTKIVSSSAPSVKTEHTALPKSTSSSLDDAEVKKIMEECKQLQMEVQRLREENKQIREDDGLRKRKMTSGAAAHSSSMASASMTEEGLCTRVLALCVLFFVIGVIIGKLVM